One genomic window of Sarcophilus harrisii chromosome X, mSarHar1.11, whole genome shotgun sequence includes the following:
- the LOC116420204 gene encoding kelch-like protein 15, whose product MEGDVQRFTSSNHDASVPAGLRALYEGGLLLDVTLVIDEQQFRAHKVLLATQSDYFKKMFTTESQEGEQKPIPLHDLTATAFNHILKFMYFGYIELSMNTVYEILKGAINIKLKEVVNFCCSFLLSKISLENSGEILKFLDEFGINMEGAREKLFS is encoded by the coding sequence ATGGAGGGGGACGTGCAACGGTTTACTTCCTCCAACCATGACGCCAGTGTCCCTGCTGGCCTCAGAGCACTGTATGAGGGGGGATTGCTTCTTGATGTCACCCTAGTTATTGATGAGCAGCAATTCCGGGCCCATAAAGTGCTCCTTGCCACCCAGAGTGACTACTTTAAGAAAATGTTCACAACTGAGAGCCAGGAGGGAGAGCAGAAGCCCATTCCTTTGCATGATCTGACTGCTACAGCCTTCAACCATATCCTAAAATTCATGTATTTTGGATACATAGAATTGAGCATGAATACAGTTTATGAAATCCTGAAGGGTGCCATCAATATTAAACTTAAAGAAGTGGTGAATTTCTGCTGCTCTTTTCTCCTATCCAAAATCTCCTTAGaaaattctggagaaattctgaaattcttagATGAATTTGGTATAAACATGGAGGGAGCCCGAGAGAAGTTGTTTTCATGA